Proteins encoded within one genomic window of Longimicrobium sp.:
- a CDS encoding SDR family oxidoreductase, with product MGALEGRVAVVAGATRGAGRGIACMLGEAGATVYCTGRSVRGATSGRPETIDDTAEMVTSHGGTGIAARTDHTDREQVRALFDRVAREQGRLDVLVNNVNGDDLADWSKPFWKQSLDRGLQLIERGVHSHLITTHAALPLMLDGGGGGLVAGITDLGAMSFFHGLEKQSVMRMAELLAPELRPHDVAVVAVTPGYLRSEAVLEHWGVTEENWRDAVAKDPYFASSETPFYVGRAVAALAADRRVMLKTGTTLKSWELAEEYGFTDVDGARPHWERFMAPTLEERWGKIAARVRKEFEKHGLDPAAVVEEDPASHTLRARLSANGDPPRWLRQELSMLELVYGDPKRLAADFYQRFEQLR from the coding sequence ATGGGAGCGCTGGAGGGCAGGGTCGCCGTGGTCGCGGGGGCGACGCGGGGGGCGGGGCGCGGGATCGCGTGCATGCTGGGCGAGGCGGGGGCGACGGTCTACTGCACCGGGCGCAGCGTGCGGGGGGCGACGTCGGGGCGGCCGGAGACGATCGACGACACGGCGGAGATGGTGACGAGCCACGGCGGCACCGGCATCGCCGCGCGGACGGACCACACCGACCGCGAGCAGGTGCGCGCGCTGTTCGACCGCGTCGCGCGGGAGCAGGGGCGCCTGGACGTGCTGGTCAACAACGTCAACGGCGACGACCTGGCGGACTGGAGCAAGCCGTTCTGGAAGCAGTCGCTCGACAGGGGCCTGCAGCTGATCGAGCGCGGGGTGCACTCGCACCTCATCACCACCCACGCCGCCCTCCCGCTCATGCTGGACGGCGGGGGCGGCGGGCTCGTGGCCGGGATCACCGACCTCGGCGCGATGAGCTTCTTCCACGGCCTCGAGAAGCAGTCGGTGATGCGCATGGCCGAGCTGCTGGCGCCCGAGCTGCGCCCGCACGACGTGGCGGTCGTCGCCGTCACCCCCGGGTACCTGCGCTCGGAGGCGGTGCTGGAGCACTGGGGCGTCACCGAGGAGAACTGGCGCGACGCGGTGGCGAAGGACCCCTACTTCGCCAGCAGCGAGACGCCCTTCTACGTGGGCCGCGCCGTGGCCGCGCTCGCCGCCGACCGGCGGGTGATGCTGAAGACGGGGACGACGCTCAAGTCGTGGGAGCTGGCCGAGGAGTACGGCTTCACCGACGTGGACGGCGCGCGGCCGCACTGGGAGCGCTTCATGGCGCCCACCCTCGAGGAGCGGTGGGGAAAGATCGCGGCCCGCGTGCGGAAGGAGTTCGAGAAGCACGGGCTCGACCCCGCGGCCGTCGTCGAGGAAGATCCGGCGAGTCACACGCTGCGCGCCCGGCTCTCGGCCAACGGCGACCCGCCGCGCTGGCTCCGGCAGGAGCTCTCGATGCTGGAGCTGGTCTACGGCGACCCGAAGCGCCTGGCGGCGGACTTCTACCAGCGCTTCGAGCAGCTCCGGTAG
- a CDS encoding TetR/AcrR family transcriptional regulator, whose amino-acid sequence MAPRARKATDEDVFCAVIQAISRLGPQRMTLGDVAREVGVTAGALVQRFGSKRDLLLAAIRHYNVTPGEHFTGFRTAHRSPLDALFGYGAHAARAFGTPEELANQLAMLQLDVTDPDFRAEAVRFFQAERELFRGWLREAVEAGELAPEADPERLAAAIQSMFNGGRFLWVLLEDRTPEDAARQELETLLAPYRRAPSRPR is encoded by the coding sequence ATGGCTCCACGGGCGAGGAAGGCGACGGACGAGGACGTCTTCTGCGCGGTGATCCAGGCCATCTCGCGCCTGGGCCCGCAGCGGATGACGCTGGGCGACGTCGCGCGGGAGGTGGGGGTGACGGCGGGGGCGCTGGTGCAGCGCTTCGGGTCGAAGCGCGACCTGCTCCTGGCGGCGATCCGCCATTACAACGTGACGCCGGGGGAGCACTTCACGGGGTTCCGCACAGCGCACCGGTCGCCGCTGGACGCGCTCTTCGGGTACGGCGCCCACGCCGCGCGCGCGTTCGGCACGCCCGAGGAGCTGGCCAACCAGCTCGCCATGCTGCAGCTCGACGTGACCGACCCCGACTTCCGCGCCGAGGCCGTGCGCTTCTTCCAGGCGGAGCGCGAGCTGTTCCGGGGGTGGCTGCGCGAGGCGGTGGAGGCGGGGGAACTGGCGCCGGAGGCCGACCCGGAGCGCCTGGCCGCGGCGATCCAGTCGATGTTCAACGGAGGCCGCTTCCTCTGGGTGCTGCTGGAGGACCGCACCCCGGAGGACGCCGCGCGCCAGGAGCTGGAGACGCTGCTCGCGCCGTACCGGCGGGCGCCCTCCCGGCCGCGGTGA
- a CDS encoding type II toxin-antitoxin system VapC family toxin, with amino-acid sequence METTIPSFYHTTRTGDVVRVQREWTRRWWMEAGDRYTLVTSDAVLDELTEGDYPSKADCLAMMSALPLLEITPAIAEIVDAYFQHRLMPADPRGDALHLALASYHKCEFLVTWNCLHLANANKFGHIRRVNTLLGLYVPAIVTPLELLGGNDEPGA; translated from the coding sequence GTGGAGACCACGATCCCGAGCTTCTATCACACAACTCGTACCGGGGACGTCGTACGTGTGCAGCGGGAGTGGACGCGGCGCTGGTGGATGGAGGCAGGAGACCGGTACACCCTGGTCACGTCCGACGCGGTGCTCGATGAGCTGACCGAAGGTGACTATCCCAGCAAAGCGGATTGTCTTGCCATGATGAGCGCACTTCCGCTGCTGGAAATCACTCCGGCGATTGCTGAGATCGTCGACGCATACTTTCAGCACCGCCTGATGCCTGCCGATCCTCGAGGCGACGCGTTGCATCTGGCGCTCGCCTCTTACCACAAATGCGAGTTCCTGGTAACCTGGAACTGCCTGCATTTGGCAAACGCGAACAAGTTCGGGCATATTCGTCGCGTCAACACGCTGCTGGGGCTGTACGTTCCAGCGATCGTCACTCCTCTGGAGTTGTTGGGAGGCAATGATGAACCCGGCGCCTGA
- a CDS encoding class I SAM-dependent methyltransferase produces the protein MTCCCLEAYEREFNPRLAARNLRRYRRRGPLPTTRLLLEAILAEGVAGKTLLDIGGGVGAIGHELLKAGLEHATQVDLSPAYLGAAREEAERQGHQQRTTFLQGDAAAMDEQLPTAEIVTLDRVICCYPEVERLLSTAARHARELVGLAYPRETWWDRAALAAANLSFRVRRCPFRVYLHPSRTVDALLHGHGFEQRSHRATLLWQVAVYVRTIRS, from the coding sequence ATGACGTGCTGCTGCCTGGAAGCGTACGAGCGGGAGTTCAACCCGCGCCTCGCCGCGCGGAACCTGCGCCGCTACCGCCGCCGCGGCCCGCTGCCGACCACGCGCCTGCTGCTGGAGGCGATCCTGGCCGAGGGCGTCGCCGGCAAGACGCTGCTGGACATCGGCGGCGGCGTGGGCGCGATCGGCCACGAGCTGCTGAAGGCGGGCCTGGAGCATGCCACGCAGGTGGACCTCTCCCCCGCCTACCTGGGCGCGGCCCGGGAAGAGGCCGAGCGGCAGGGCCATCAGCAGCGGACCACGTTTCTCCAGGGGGACGCGGCGGCGATGGACGAGCAGCTCCCCACGGCGGAGATCGTCACCCTGGACCGCGTGATCTGCTGCTATCCGGAGGTGGAGCGGCTGCTGTCCACCGCGGCCCGGCACGCGCGCGAGCTGGTGGGGCTGGCCTATCCGCGCGAGACGTGGTGGGACCGCGCGGCGCTGGCGGCCGCCAACCTCTCCTTCCGCGTCCGCCGCTGCCCCTTCCGCGTGTACCTCCACCCGAGCCGCACGGTCGATGCGCTGCTGCACGGCCACGGCTTCGAGCAGCGGTCCCACCGCGCCACGCTGCTCTGGCAGGTAGCCGTCTACGTGCGTACGATACGCTCCTGA
- a CDS encoding heavy metal translocating P-type ATPase — protein MDNHHHHHHGKPEPPVEPGYPEHPEVPHEGGHLPGPRMEHAGHAGHRLETAHDAHGGHGAHAGHGGHDKHAGHSVEMFRDRFWITLLLTIPTVVWGHMLMRLTGWMPPRFPGSEWIPPVFGTAVFLYGGVVFLRGAVHELKDRLPGMMTLISLAITVAFVFSAAVTLGFPGMPLWEELATLVTIMVLGHWIEMRSISQAQGALHELAKLLPDTAVRVAGGRTEEVPISELKEGDVVLVRPGAGVPADGTVASGESSVNEAMITGESRPVRKSPGERVIAGTVNGEGSLRVEVTGTGERTTLAGIMRLVEQAQTSRSRAQALADRAALFLTIVAIAAGAVTLAAWLLLRANPAFAVERMVTVLVIACPHALGLAVPLVVAISTTLGARGGLLVRNRRGLEEARSLQAVVFDKTGTLTLGEHRVVAVAADGLPEGDALRLAAAVERDSEHPVARAIVKSAEERGLAVPASDGFEAIPGHGARARVDGRELLVGGPNLLRREGIEPPPLLAQAAARAAEAGRSAVFLVEGGRVLAAFATADAVRPESAEAVRRLHENGIEVVMLTGDSRAVADSVARELGIDTVFAEVLPGDKADKIREIQARGKRVAMVGDGVNDAPALLTADVGVAIGAGTDVAVEAGDVVLVRSDPRDVPRIVELSKATYRKMVQNLWWAAGYNIVAIPLAAGVASRWGLVLSPAVGAVLMSLSTVIVAINAQLLRRARL, from the coding sequence ATGGATAATCATCATCATCACCACCACGGCAAGCCCGAGCCGCCCGTCGAGCCCGGCTACCCGGAGCACCCCGAGGTCCCGCACGAGGGCGGGCACCTGCCGGGGCCGCGGATGGAGCACGCCGGACACGCCGGCCATCGTCTCGAGACCGCGCACGACGCGCACGGCGGCCACGGCGCGCACGCGGGGCACGGCGGGCACGACAAGCACGCCGGGCACAGCGTGGAGATGTTCCGGGACAGGTTCTGGATCACCCTCCTGCTGACCATCCCCACCGTGGTGTGGGGGCACATGCTGATGCGGCTCACCGGGTGGATGCCGCCGCGCTTCCCCGGCTCGGAGTGGATCCCGCCCGTCTTCGGCACGGCCGTCTTCCTCTACGGCGGGGTCGTCTTCCTCCGGGGCGCCGTCCACGAGCTGAAGGACCGGCTGCCGGGGATGATGACGCTGATCTCGCTGGCCATCACCGTCGCCTTCGTGTTCAGCGCGGCGGTGACGCTGGGATTCCCCGGGATGCCGCTGTGGGAAGAGCTGGCGACGCTGGTCACCATCATGGTGCTGGGCCACTGGATCGAGATGCGCTCCATCTCCCAGGCCCAGGGCGCGCTCCACGAGCTGGCGAAGCTGCTCCCCGACACCGCCGTCCGCGTGGCGGGCGGCCGCACCGAGGAGGTGCCCATCTCGGAGTTGAAGGAAGGCGACGTGGTGCTGGTGCGCCCCGGCGCGGGCGTCCCCGCCGACGGGACGGTGGCCTCGGGCGAGAGCTCGGTGAACGAGGCGATGATCACCGGCGAGTCGCGGCCGGTGCGTAAATCGCCGGGCGAGCGGGTGATCGCCGGGACGGTGAACGGCGAGGGCTCGCTGCGCGTGGAGGTGACGGGGACGGGCGAGCGCACCACGCTCGCGGGGATCATGCGCCTGGTGGAGCAGGCGCAGACCTCGCGCTCGCGCGCCCAGGCGCTGGCGGACCGCGCGGCGCTCTTCCTCACCATCGTGGCCATCGCGGCCGGAGCGGTGACGCTCGCCGCCTGGCTGCTGCTGCGCGCCAACCCCGCCTTCGCCGTGGAGCGCATGGTCACCGTGCTGGTGATCGCCTGCCCGCACGCGCTGGGGCTGGCCGTCCCCCTCGTGGTGGCGATCTCGACCACGCTGGGCGCGCGCGGCGGGCTGCTGGTGCGCAACCGCCGCGGGCTGGAGGAGGCGCGGAGCCTCCAGGCCGTCGTCTTCGACAAGACGGGCACCCTCACCCTGGGCGAGCACCGCGTGGTCGCCGTCGCCGCGGACGGCCTGCCCGAAGGCGATGCGCTGCGGCTGGCGGCGGCCGTGGAGCGCGACTCCGAGCACCCGGTGGCGCGCGCCATCGTGAAGAGCGCGGAGGAGCGCGGCCTCGCCGTCCCCGCGTCGGACGGCTTCGAGGCGATCCCCGGCCACGGCGCGCGGGCGCGGGTGGACGGGCGCGAGCTGCTGGTGGGCGGGCCGAACCTGCTGCGGCGGGAGGGGATCGAGCCGCCTCCCCTGCTCGCGCAGGCGGCGGCTCGCGCCGCCGAGGCTGGACGCTCGGCGGTCTTCCTGGTGGAGGGGGGCCGCGTCCTGGCCGCCTTCGCCACCGCCGATGCGGTGCGCCCCGAGTCTGCCGAGGCGGTGCGGCGGCTGCACGAGAACGGGATCGAGGTGGTGATGCTCACCGGCGACTCGCGAGCCGTGGCGGACTCGGTAGCGCGCGAGCTGGGGATCGACACCGTCTTCGCCGAGGTGCTCCCGGGCGACAAGGCCGACAAAATCCGCGAGATCCAGGCGCGCGGGAAGCGCGTGGCGATGGTGGGCGACGGGGTGAACGACGCCCCCGCCCTGCTCACCGCCGACGTGGGCGTGGCGATCGGCGCGGGGACCGACGTGGCGGTGGAGGCGGGCGACGTGGTGCTGGTGCGGAGCGACCCGCGCGACGTGCCGCGCATCGTGGAGCTGTCGAAGGCCACCTACCGCAAGATGGTGCAGAACCTGTGGTGGGCGGCCGGCTACAACATCGTCGCGATCCCGCTGGCGGCGGGCGTGGCGTCGCGCTGGGGCCTGGTCCTCTCCCCCGCCGTCGGCGCCGTGCTGATGTCGCTCAGCACGGTGATCGTGGCGATCAACGCACAGCTCCTGCGGCGGGCGCGGCTGTGA
- a CDS encoding RES family NAD+ phosphorylase, with protein MTYVWRLASGRYPPLTGEGARIAGGRWNSPGRPLVYASESLAVCLAECLVHITGPLPRDYVAYKLSIEEHDIERLDPALLKDGWKTDIGYTRAIGDQWLDQVRSLALAVPCAVLPESTNVLIDPMHPLAVTVRIVDRQPFQFDPRLRPGR; from the coding sequence GTGACGTACGTCTGGCGCCTGGCCAGCGGGCGCTATCCGCCGCTCACGGGCGAGGGGGCGAGGATCGCGGGCGGCCGGTGGAATTCCCCGGGCCGCCCGCTCGTTTACGCCTCCGAGTCTCTCGCAGTCTGCCTGGCCGAGTGCCTGGTGCACATCACCGGCCCGCTTCCGCGCGACTACGTCGCCTACAAGCTGTCCATCGAGGAGCACGACATCGAGCGCCTCGATCCCGCTCTGCTCAAGGACGGCTGGAAGACCGACATCGGCTATACGCGCGCGATCGGCGACCAGTGGCTCGACCAGGTGCGCAGCCTCGCTCTCGCCGTCCCTTGCGCGGTTCTGCCCGAAAGCACGAACGTGCTGATCGACCCGATGCATCCCCTCGCCGTGACAGTACGGATCGTCGACCGGCAGCCGTTCCAGTTCGACCCCAGACTCCGTCCTGGCCGCTGA
- a CDS encoding antitoxin Xre/MbcA/ParS toxin-binding domain-containing protein, which yields MEWYETANALGGTAVLGDEIRTGPSFVQRIERGLPRGAIRQLKHFSGLSDADLSEVIPRRTLTSLRNVQTLTPEQSDRVARMAAIFVLAQRVFGDPDVARDWLLTRNPALDHEVPLRLLRTGSGAQLVETVLVRIEHGVYE from the coding sequence ATGGAATGGTACGAGACCGCGAACGCCCTCGGCGGCACCGCCGTGCTGGGAGACGAGATCCGCACCGGGCCGTCGTTCGTGCAGCGGATCGAGCGGGGGCTTCCCCGTGGGGCGATCCGCCAGCTCAAGCACTTCAGCGGGCTGTCCGACGCGGACCTGTCGGAGGTGATCCCGCGGCGGACCCTCACGAGCCTGCGCAACGTCCAGACGCTCACACCGGAGCAGTCCGACCGCGTCGCGCGGATGGCCGCGATCTTCGTTCTCGCCCAGCGGGTTTTCGGTGACCCCGATGTAGCGCGTGACTGGCTGCTGACCCGCAACCCCGCCCTGGACCACGAAGTCCCGCTTCGTCTCCTCCGTACCGGAAGCGGGGCGCAGCTGGTCGAGACCGTGCTTGTCCGCATCGAGCACGGCGTGTACGAGTGA
- the mug gene encoding G/U mismatch-specific DNA glycosylase — translation MERPRRPTREEIAAAEGRTVPDVIAPGLDVLFCGINPGLYTAAVGHHFARPGNRFWKALHAGGFTPRVLSPWEERELLRYGCGITNVAARATAAAAELSREELAEGGRLLEEKARRFAPRWLAVLGMGAYRTAFGRAGAAPGPQDETVGGARVWILPNPSGLNANYRPDDFARLFRELREAVEATTSGRTQRTV, via the coding sequence ATGGAGCGCCCGCGCCGGCCCACGCGCGAAGAGATCGCCGCCGCCGAGGGGCGGACGGTGCCGGACGTGATCGCGCCGGGGCTGGACGTGCTCTTCTGCGGGATCAACCCGGGGCTCTACACCGCCGCCGTGGGGCACCACTTCGCGCGGCCGGGGAACCGCTTCTGGAAGGCGCTGCACGCGGGCGGCTTCACGCCCCGCGTCCTCTCGCCCTGGGAGGAGCGGGAGCTGCTCCGCTACGGGTGCGGCATCACCAACGTGGCGGCGCGCGCCACCGCCGCCGCGGCCGAGCTCTCGCGCGAGGAGCTGGCCGAGGGCGGGCGGCTGCTGGAGGAGAAGGCGCGGCGCTTCGCCCCGCGCTGGCTGGCGGTGCTGGGGATGGGCGCGTACCGCACGGCGTTCGGCCGCGCGGGCGCCGCGCCCGGGCCGCAGGACGAGACGGTCGGCGGCGCGCGGGTGTGGATCCTCCCCAACCCCAGCGGCCTCAACGCCAACTACCGTCCCGACGACTTCGCCCGCCTCTTCCGCGAGCTGCGCGAGGCGGTGGAAGCGACGACGAGCGGTCGAACGCAACGCACCGTTTGA
- a CDS encoding PadR family transcriptional regulator has protein sequence MAREDLQLLQGTLDVLVLKTLSWGPRHGYEIAQWIKRTTDAELQVEDRALYVSLHRMEERGWLACEWGLTENNRKARYYRLTDEGRRQLAVKADTWSRYAAAVFKVLRTA, from the coding sequence ATGGCCCGCGAGGATCTGCAGCTGCTGCAAGGGACGCTCGACGTGCTGGTGCTGAAGACCCTCTCCTGGGGCCCACGCCACGGGTACGAGATCGCCCAGTGGATCAAGCGCACCACCGACGCCGAGCTCCAGGTGGAGGACCGCGCCCTCTACGTCTCGCTGCACCGCATGGAGGAGCGGGGGTGGCTCGCGTGCGAGTGGGGGCTGACGGAGAACAACCGCAAGGCCAGGTACTACCGGCTGACCGACGAGGGGAGGAGGCAGCTCGCCGTGAAGGCGGACACGTGGTCGCGCTACGCGGCCGCCGTCTTCAAGGTGCTTCGGACCGCCTGA